The genomic interval ACTCTGCTAATCTACTCGCGATATGAATAACCTCAGTAGTCGAGCTACCTGGCATGAATATAAACTGATTCTCAGAAATAGTCACGATCCTGAGAGAAATTCATGAGACACCTATTTAACTTACAACAACACTAGTCTTAATACGCTTAGTTCCTTAGGATGGGATTGAAAATTCTTAGACTAGAATTGGATAGGAGTATGACTTAGGCTATCTTTCAAGACTAGCAGTGCATCCACCTAACCCTTGTTTTAAATAGAATGTCTAGAATAGACTTTTGTTGGCATAAATTACCTTTTTTTGATACCTTGACTGATTCGTGAATTTTAGGATGAATTAATCAGTTTGTTAAGCCTTAACTAGCCTTGTTACCCCGTTTGGTGTAGTATTTAACTTTAAACCCTATAGTTAGTTTGTTGAGCCTTAACTAGCCTTGTGACCCCAGTTTGGGTAGTATTTGACTTTAAACCATATCACTTTGCTTAGCGACTAAAATCTTATATCGCTTATGGACTTGACCGCCCTACCTGGGAATTTATGACTACTAGGGTGAAAGAGAAATTATAATCTTAGATCATTATTACATTTATCCTAATTATCATTTTCAATTTCAGTCCAGCACCTTGCAGTTATCTTGTTACTTGTCAGATTGTTGTTCGATCTTGACATTTTGCTATTATGGTATTGTTCTCTAGCTTCGGTTCAAGTTTGGTAATGATGATCTATACACAACATTTTACTATTAAGATAATGTTCCCTAGTTTCGATTTGAGTTCATCATTTTTGATCTATTTGGGTACTGATTTGGCATTGTAAACCCGGTAAGGGCACAAACTTGAGTTATGACCGAGAAGGAGCATCAAGAATGCTTACTATATATTGGCTCGCACTATacttactattgttattattttatcgtCATATTAGTGTTACTATTTTCTTGTACCCACCAGACTTATGGGTGTTTGATTGAGTTATTCTCTTTTTTTGTGTCTTTTGAGCTTATGGGGGCCTACTTAGGTTATAGGTAGACTTTATTTTCATCCTTCAGTATTTTGTCTCATATGTATCACATCCTTTCAGTATGATGCATTATCTTCCGTTTATATCCTTTAATCCTGAATTTAGTTACATTCTTgtaatttattattcttttaatgtgatttagctcagtcggcctatgatgccTTCTGAGTACCCGTAGTTTTaatactcatgctacacttctgaATCTTTTTTCTGATATAGATCCGAATACAAATCACTGCATCTAACGTTATCCTCGGGCTTGCTTCTAAtttgaagatagggtgagcttttctAGTTTGCAGTTGATCCCCCTTCTTCTACTAGTTTTGGATGTATTTTTGTACATTCTAATTATATGAGGTATATTTGACTCTGTCTAGTACTCTATTTTGATTTAGTGGCTATTATGCCGATCTTACCAAGTCATGGGGatctcattttttgtattttgtccTCCTCCCTCTTTTGTATAATATGTTTGTATCTATTCACCATTTCTTTTAGTTACTTCGTGTTTTGCTTGAATGCCTTCAAAATTTTCTGAATGcctttagtttttattttcatgtCTTCCACCGGTTAATTCGTTACTTTTTTGTTTCGAGatatagtttggcttacctactggtggattatagTAGATGCTATCATGACGCGAGAAATTAGATAGTGATAAACCATCGTTGCAAATATCAATATATCGAGTAATAAactaatatttaatacaaaatataaaaaaatttgatatcatgCATCAAATAATGTTGTTTTACGACAATTAGTATAGAATGCCATTGTTTTTACGACATTTAGTATAAAATGCTATTATTTTTGTCACATTCAgtataaatatcatttttttgaCATTTAGTATAAAATGTCATTGTTTTgttaaattttgtatcaaatgtgttgtttttttgatattttgtatcaAATGTCGAAAAACTCTTTGTTTCTcaatatttgttttaaatgttacAAAATAAATGTCGTCAGATCCTCACTTTCTAGTAATGTGAAATGCCTTTTTATTTTTAGCAATCCACTAATGATATGAACCAAAATACGAAAATAGAAACaacatgaaaataaaggaaaactcTAAATACAAAACACAAAACAAGGAAATAAACGAAATGAAGATAATAAAAGTAAAGTACAGATCAAATGACACAACAGAAGGAACATAAGCAAACCACAATATACTAAATTGTGGCCCTCAAATGTAATCCAACTACAAGCACTAATTCTCTTACGAAGATCCCGAGTGAAGCTAATTCACTCGCAACCTATGTTTCTCAACTAATCGATAAGCTCCCAACAAAATAGTGGAGTCAGTtcgacttgtatcatcctcccttctTGAAAAGTATTAGTCCCCGAATCCAACTCTTTAATCGACTTGTCGTCATACTTTCCAAGCTTGAAATCCTTTGGTAAGAACTCCATTACTccttcaagttcattttcattaGGCACTTTCCTTTCATCTTTCCTTGAAGTTGTTTGTTCATGAACCTGTACAAAGAAAAGAGTGacactaggcaaaatgctagtatcGTAGTTAGTGGACCTAAGAAGGAAAGGAttttttcataagggtattttgagtGGTCGTACAATATTTTGTGGAGCTTAGTTTGTATTTGTTTGGGTTAAGGAAACATGTTCTTGAGGTCTTGGGGCACAATTTTGATGGATGAACCCCAGTGTAGTGGCAATTGTTAGGTTAATGAGCAAGTTATCCATGCTCACCAATTTATCTGCAATACGTGTCATGGTTCCGTTTATTTTATCCACAGTTTGTTGCATTCCCATGAGAGCTTCCATAAGAGTATCAAGGGTTGCTCCATCCATGGCTCAGTAAATGGTagaaagaagatgaagcaacTATGGATGACtcaattaaaagtaaaaaaattgacTCAATTAAGAAGTAAAGACTTAAATTCAAATGTTAAACTaataaaaacaaaagacaaaTGAAAGAAAAGACACAAGGAAATAGAATACGAAAGACGAACAGACGAgaactaaataaacaactaagtaGTTTTAGTGTTAGTTACAGTGTTAAGAATCAACGAGATGAAAGGAGGATTTAAGAGATGAATTTAATGAATTGAACCTGAGAAAATGAAGTGTTTTGATAGTTGAAATGCATTGGAACAAGGTTGAGGTGCGTTGGAAGTGTGTTGGCAGCCTTGGCACACCTTGAACGCAAGCCAAAGGACAAAGTTGGCTACCTTGAGATGTGGAAGCAGATGGGGTGCAGGTTGAGGGAAGGTTGGACGCAGGAGGGGACTGCTCTACTGGTTTGACCTGTGTTTGGGGTGCTGCAGCAGGTCAGCGACAGACCCAACACATACCAGGCGCAAGTCACCCGCCCAACAGCTTCAAAGTTGTACTTTTGTCCTCTCTTTAGGAATATTCTTTAGGATCTTCAAAAGGTTTTTTGTACCAATATTTTTTCACACTTTTTTCAtcacttttgaggatcaaacaccaccttttgaagaaatttcaaaatgaagatttgaatcttcctcaagaacaccaagaactcaaaaaattTCCAACTCTTCAACCCTTCATCGGAATGCGATGAAATTTTGAACCTAGGCTCTTTACCTTCTAATCGCATTCCAAGAATCATTATACTCAAATTCCTCATCAAAATTTTCGAATTTCAAAGCCCATTTTCAATTTCTTCGAATTCAAGCTTCCAACAATGGTAGAATCTTCAATATAGCTCCGATGAAGCTCAAATTCAATATTTAGACTCTACTACTGTTAGAAAATaagaatctaacactaaaaaaccacaaaatcaacaaaatcaaagactagAAATTTGACCTAAATCAAAAACATGAATAGCgaatatttttgtgattttttaatttttcaagacaACGAGACCCAAGATTGTCTTCGTGGGAATGAAATCAAGTCCGACTCTGATACCAAAGAttgactttaatttttaattggaCCCATAGCATGAGTATTAGGCTTCTGGGTATTTTTCAGAGCAATTAACATTTAGGGTCACTTTAGGACCCAAGTTGTAATAAGTGGCATTtggcctataaatagctaggacTTTCATTTTAGAgatggttgaatttgaatgaatgTATACACTTTAGATTGTTTTATTGAAGCTTGTTGGAAGCTTTATGAATTGTGAAGAAACGTGGGTTGCATGGGATTCCATTCCCGTGAGATCCTCGTAAGAGATTGGTGTTTATAGTAATTGATAGGAAGGTCTTAGGGTTTGATATACCATTTGATTGTCCTCTCTTTATCTCTTTGTGTCAATCTATCTGTCTATCTTTCCATTTATCCTTTACTTGTTTTATTCgttttcctttgtttttgagTTGTTATCATCTTCGTTGTCTTCTTATCCTATCAACTAATCAGAACATTTTAATATTGACCTTGTGTTAGGATGTGCTAAATAAACATGATTAGGAAAAGTGATCATTGTGGAATAATTAACGCATGTTAGaagataatttgaaaatattttggtaCACACATCGTGGCTTTCCATACAGTTGTTTATACTTATTTGACAATAATTAATTTGTATTTTGTAACAACACGGAGGTTTCATTTATTTATGTCTACTGCAGCTCTCAGCTTTGCAACTTATTTTCTATCATTGGAATAGGTAATTTGTTCACCTTTTAATCCTCATTAACATATTAACAAAACATattctttgtctcaatttatgtgatgtaGTTCGTACTTGGTCATTCAAACTATTAAATTTTAAGCCTAAATATCGAACATACTTTgagtatttcaaaataaaatttatatatttataaattatacaaaaagtagttaacaattaaaaatatttataaggcATATAAAAAAATCGTGGTAAAAAATCCTCGTTTAACTCTTGAATTCAGAAACTGTCATATAAATTAGGATCAACGATTAACACTCTTGAAATAAACATCTTTAAATTAGTCTACTTCGTCTTTGAAATCTAATCAATTATCAATTATGTCTAGGATCTTGATCTTGACATTATATACTCTGCCTGATCTTTTCCACTATTGATCACTTACCCCATGAAAATTACCCTATCAAAGTCAACTTGCACAGTTTAGCCAGCATAACAAAGCGCAATCCTCAGCATTGCAAATCATTATAGGTTTCCCTACATGAATTCCCCTCTTTCTCAACCTCTAATCAAAGAGAATATCCCTTAATATAATAGATTATTCACAGAAAATATTCTTATTTGTGATATCACCAAGGTACAGAGAATTATTTTTATATggatatacattttaaaaaaattactttcgaCAGTTCATGGAAAGCCACAATGTGCatgaaaatgatttttaaatttctttttgagtTAGAATGCAATTCTTGATCCACAAAAGCGCAGTTCAACACTATATATACTGGCctaacaaaatacatattcatcCAGGTATAGTTTCTTGACTACTATTCATTtgttttcatcttttctttttattcttcttcttcaacaaaaagGAAAAGGAGTTATAATGGCTGGTTTGTCCACACGTTTTGTTGGAGTAGTAGTGTTGTTGCTTGTTCTTGCAAGTGGCATCGTTTCAGCCAACATTGAGATGGGCAGCAGGCGCTTTCTTGGATCATCAGCTGGCTCAGCGAGTGGTGGTGGCGGCGGCTTAAGAGGCAGTGGACTTGGTGTTGGTGGGACTCTTAATGATGTAGGAAGTATTGGTGTTACAAGGGCTGGGGGTTTGCTTGGTGGTGCTGGTGTTGCCTCTGGTGGTGGGGGAAATTAAACCTGATTCATTCATAATTCTATCTACTGTTCCTTCCGAAAAATGGATGTATTTCTTTAGTTTAAGTTTGGTGTGGTTAATCATATTCTTATGTGTTCCTTTAAGCTCCCTTTGTTTGATTTGAAGCATTTCTTCTTGTTCTATGTTCCATTTTTCTTATATTGTATGCTCTTCTCCTATCATAATATATGTTCCAATTCAACCTCTTACTCCATGAATTTATTGTCATACTATAAAACCAAAATTCAAGGCCCTTACGATGATCTTTAATAGTCCTCAAGCAAAGTTTTTCTCCTAGAGCATACAAAACAGGATTAGTCCTATATTTCACTTAACACGGAAACGACAATTGCTCCTGAAATTGTTCCttctccaaataaaaaaatactatagcAATAAAGCTATCACATTAAGTAAAGTTGCCCTCCTCGCACTCATATAAACCATCCTATCCACCATAACAACGCTCCCATTGACGAAATAATAATTTGGAGGAAACGGGCCAATTGATTTCCAAGTGTTACCTTTCATTGAAAATATATCAATCTCGTCACCATCAACAACTCTGGGTCCTATTCCAAATATTTTGTAGCTGTCAATACAAGGAAACTAGCAAAAATTATAAAGACCATGAACAACATCCTGTCCGTACTCCGAATTGGACAAGGGATTCTTCTTCTTCCCCAATGTTCGGGTTCCACATAACAATTATGTCATCATCATCGTATGTTATAAGAATTACTCCATTAGATGAGAACTATTGCTAATGTAGCCGGAAACTCGATAAGAGAGGCGGAACGACTTGAATCAAGTTGGGGGATGTCCATGGTGTAGTGGTAGAAATCCCATTGGTTCATCTTGTGTATGCTAGAAATGATAAAGTACTTTTGACAATTTTTGTGAGTATCATAGTGTTGCTTGATGAATCTGTTGTCTTGAATTATCTGTTAGTATTTAATTAGTGTGTCTATGTCCAGTACGCTGTACTTGTCCAAGCTTGGCAAATCCATGGTACACAACATATATTTTGGTTAAGAAAGAGGAAGGAATTTCTAGTATAGAATTAACACATTTGTGCACACCCATTTGGAGAGAATAAAAGAAAGTTTGGTCAACaattcattagctttattagaCAAGTAGAGGATGGAGTGTGTGAAAttgaacaggtgtgctcaactgtttcaacttagacaaCCTATGCTTATGTAAGTGTAGAAaatacctgataagaagaactttgtggtcacaattcCTTGGTTGTACCAATTTTTCTGAACAATCTAATataaaattaggttagaaaagtcaaaaatttggAATTGGGACACATAACTAAATGTGCAAGAATAACTTTTTAGCTATTAagattaaaatgaaaaataactattctagtcaatcattgaggggagttcatgcaattttaatcatccccaagtctaacctattcctttcaaaatgctctctacttagtgcctttggtgcttcttcagtcaattaagtaacccacataaTCAACATTTTTATACCCCTCAAGAGTGAAATTTCTTTCCTTTGGATATCATAATCTCAAGCTATTTATTCCCATGAGATATTTCAATATTCTTTTGACAACACCAATTTTTATGAACAACCAACAAAATTACCAGAAActtgtgttggttttattgatgcatacatttctttatttgttgttccccctgtcaatatgccctcagtctgtacaacagttgaaccaggtggtacaacatgttcctgtGCTCATCAGTTTCACAATCATcctcttttctaaattttttttttaaatctcttttGCTTTCTCTTTACACGAGCACTACAAATCTGGCCATCTTTCAAATGGTCCATTCCCCTTTTAAATGTTGtaagtgaaagaaactttattttcttctagtcttatgccttgagcaagctttatttatgcattaattttgcttgcctcctttcactctcacctacaaaacaaattaggggttaactttaggcacccagacaagcttgggtcctttcttatgagtaaatggatTAATTAAATTTCTTCTAGCCCATGCAGGCAACAGGTTACGTGACCTATTTCTCTTACCAGGTTTAGTTATCCTTTTCTTGatctgagatagtttatttgctaGATTTAGACTACTGGATCTGCTTTTGGCAGCAACTGGACATTtagtggttggatgtccaaggtttccaTAGATATAGCACAAGTCTTGATAAGCATCAAGACTTTTGTGAAAACCCAAACCAGTTTTTTCACTGTGATATCTTTCACtcaacttatgaacaattcttgaggaatttgtccacctgcttgctctttcaaggtcaagttttagtttagagacttcttgactcagtttattcaccatttctgTTGCATTATTGCACTCTTGTTTATACTTgaccaattcaagttcaactttttcttgttctttactcttggtgtttttcctttttcagagagtgtcaattttagaacttcagacttaagatcattatttgaggAATCAAGTTGCTCAACCTGTTTCTTGAGAGAGCAATTTTCCTATTCAATAGTgttcttgcaagcttctaaatcaataaaatcaaatttgattcttgcaagactgttgaacatCTCACCCCTATCAGAAGTTTATTCTTGGAAGtcaaataagttttgttttagaaaaaaaaaatgcaacttttctttaacTTCAAGTATACTTACgtcagaagcatcatcttcttcctccaagtctgaatctcTAAGAGCCATGAGTACTACTTTATCAACTTTATTATCATCTAAGTGAAATCCCCAAGCTGCTACCATTGTATATTcttccctcttttttttctttgaattccttttcagccctttcctttctccattctattACCCAGAAAGGACAATTCTTGATATGATGATCAGTCTTGGACAATTCTTGATatgatgatcagtcttaccacacttTTAGCATCCATTTAGATTGTCATTTGACCATTTCTTGTTACatgttccctttttctttttgaagaatttgcggaagttcttagctataaaggcaatttgttctttattcagtataatttcttcatcactataAGATGCCTTCAGAGCTAAGGTATCCTCTGGGGATTCTAGAactttagttccatcaattttcatttcataagttcttaaaTTCCCCACTAATTCATCCAGGGACATGCCTGTAAATTCCTTATTTGCTTCCCCGATTGCAGTCACCTTAATATTCcactttgattttggtaataccGTCGGTACCTTCTCGACTTGTTCTTCATCAGATATAGCTTTTCCTAAGGAGGTCAGCTCATTTATTAAGGTAGTAAGCCTTTTCATCATCTTATGCAAGgtttcattctccttcatcttaaatgcctTATACTCAATGAAGAGAAGagaaattctgaattttcttacttgagatgtGCCTTCATGAGGATTTAATagagcatcccaaatttgcttagcagtggtgcATGTTGATACCCTGTTGTATTCAACATGTCCTAATCCGCAGACCAAAATATTTTtggccttagcatttttctttaattccaaTAAGTCATCAGTATTATATTCACTTCTTAATTTCTTGACCTATTTCCCATTTtctaacttcattggaatagtaggaccattagtgatcctatcccataacTCATAGTCTTCCCCTTCAATTAATGTTTCTatcctagctttccaccaaatgaattgagaaccatcaaagagtagaggtctaatagtggattgaccttcactgtgactagTAGGTGGTGcagaattcatcatattgatctttgtcttaggtgatagccctttttaagacaacctcgctctgataccacttgttagagttcgtgccctactgattattttattttttccaaattgtttcaaggaagcagtaaaatagaaagtaaagaacacaatgatttttacgttgAAAACGcccggctcaaaaggtgtaataaaccacgacctgtacctctacaggatttaaccccaacttcactaaataactctgatcCTTAACatcgactgattacaaaacttttgtaaccaacaaataggaatcataaactctGATCCCTATatctcaacaactaggaattataaaatCTAATTCCTTTTAACTTAACGATAGGAATTATAAAATCTAATTCCTTTTAACTTAacaataggaattataaactgtaattcctaactacacacacctcccaaggtatgcgttctCAAAGTCTCTGGGTTTTCCCCAACTCAAATACTATCTCCTAATTCAATTTATAatacactgaaactaatattacatcaatagctcaacacaatgaacaactctaaaaatcaaactaaaactcttagctggattctatacttaggacctgGTTCATCAATGTGTTTATTCAATGATTGAATAGCACTTTGTGAAGTAAATATGTCGATTatgcttttcttctttttaagtgTGTGTCTTGCTTTGAATCTCTTCCCTTCTATTTAAAGCAACCCTGATGGAGACCTTCAGTTTATTTCCTTTCCTATCTTGACTTGGACTCCTTTCAGTTGATGTCCTCTTATATCTTGAATCGAACTCCTTTTAGTTGATGTCCTTTCCTATGTTGAATTGGACTGCTTTCACTCTTATTGTTGTTGccgcctctctctctctcctagATTGAGTACAACTCTTTTTCTTGTAGAACTCCTTGATCAACACATCTTCTGAATGATGTAGCTTGCTTTGTTTTAATGTTCTATCCGCCTTGTAATAAATTCAACATACATCTTATAATGTGTTGTAGTCAAGattcaactctttaaatcaacttatcttcaagtattttactcaaccacaacttcttcattttctcatgtgatcagtagcttgagtatatcagaattaggcttgctcaTTCGTTCCTGAGTTTTAGCAATCTTTATCTGCATCTATTAGTAAAACCTGAAACCTGCCTTCCTATGCTTGGACCAGGTCAAGTAACATATtccattcatgtgtcagtcaTCAAAAACATCATTCATCTAACATAGAGTCCTTCAATTTATATGTTTCCTATTTTACATAGACATCTTGAATATGCAGAATtttcctccttctacacataggactcttcaggatATGCTCAAAAGTGAAACTCCTTATTtacgtaggactcctttttcaactcaacttgctttcccttatcatcaagtatttgaatcaaattcaacttgttctattccccatgtgatcagtaagttgaagtttccaGTAGTACTGAATTAAGTCATATCaacttatttcattcatattgtcattcatcaaaacatcAAGGTTCCAACACCCAAGATCGTTAACTAATATTAAAATATTCAACtaaagaagaagaagctatgaAAGAGAAGCTTTGTTATTGAAGAAGACTTCTTTAATTGGATTATTTTGGGGTTTGTTACAAATCTACAATGTGACTCCTATTTATCTTTTCCCATGGATGATTCTAGATATTCTTCTAGATACATCCACAAGAAAATTCTActgctttattttctactctagatattttcacaaattgCTTATCCAAGTGACCACACTAGACTATTTTAGAAACTTAACTAGAAAACTGTGATATTCATTcactagactattctagaaatttaactagaaaattatgatattcattctGCCAAAAAATCTACTCTTGATATTTATCACACTCTCCCTTAAAGTAATTTTTTGGAAGCTATCGCAAACTCGTTCCAGAAGAACTCAAACGAAGCTTTGAACCATGCCTTGGTAAAACTCTTAGCAGTTTTTTCCCAACTCCCCTTTCTTCTTCCAATGATGAACATTTTCTATCATTGAGTTATCCTTGTTGAGTTttatgattttgactttttgagctCCCCCTTTCTCTGAACTCCTCCATAAATTCATTATCTGGAAACACACATATGATGCAAAAGTTTGAAGGTTTAGGATTCAAGTTCTTAGAACTTATTCTTTTTAAAGCAACTCCATAACACAAAGATATTTTATCGATATTACACTTCTCGTTTAATTCGACGATGATCTAATCATCAATTTTCTGTGAATCCTCAGTATCTTTACAGGATTCACTACTAGATTTTGTTTCTAGATCTTTAATCATATTGTATGTCTGTAACGCCTCAATTTTGCACCTTCGACACCACATGGttcttacgaccccgaaggaccataaactaacccatgaatggtacctactatgagcacaggatgataatactgtaataatacagaaaatagagtaaaatgccataaggttcataatttaaatattaataaagaataacaactgtaatgatatctgataaaac from Capsicum annuum cultivar UCD-10X-F1 unplaced genomic scaffold, UCD10Xv1.1 ctg78096, whole genome shotgun sequence carries:
- the LOC124894884 gene encoding glycine-rich cell wall structural protein 1-like, whose amino-acid sequence is MQFLIHKSAVQHYIYWPNKIHIHPVVLLLVLASGIVSANIEMGSRRFLGSSAGSASGGGGGLRGSGLGVGGTLNDVGSIGVTRAGGLLGGAGVASGGGGN